In Aquiflexum balticum DSM 16537, a single genomic region encodes these proteins:
- a CDS encoding 3-keto-disaccharide hydrolase: MASAIQPLNRKDQFSFSSVGFVLRKFLGICLIMISHIICAQKDYTQNGFISIFNGENLDGWHISKTNHHGTMGNFYIENGALVMKQYPYGQGGIILTDKKYQDFELQLEFKGHPGTNGGIFLRSSESGSAYQLELAGDGERGTGNLFGELLRTTINAKIENLDEVWNKGDWNSFLIRITGEIPKVSLWINGIHMWDAEGQRNDLIGDVTAGMIAFQLHWSATLQPVPGGRCCDFSWKPDAAHSFRNIKIKELKPAF, from the coding sequence ATGGCAAGTGCAATTCAACCTTTAAATAGAAAAGACCAATTCTCTTTCTCATCTGTCGGGTTTGTATTGAGGAAATTTTTAGGAATATGTCTCATAATGATCAGTCATATCATTTGTGCACAAAAGGATTATACACAAAATGGATTTATTTCGATTTTCAATGGTGAAAATTTAGATGGTTGGCATATCAGCAAAACCAATCACCATGGAACGATGGGGAATTTTTATATTGAAAATGGGGCCCTTGTCATGAAACAATATCCCTATGGACAGGGGGGCATTATACTCACGGACAAAAAATATCAGGATTTTGAACTACAACTTGAATTCAAAGGCCACCCGGGAACCAATGGTGGAATTTTTCTTAGATCGAGTGAAAGTGGTTCAGCTTATCAATTGGAATTGGCAGGAGATGGAGAAAGGGGAACCGGTAATCTTTTTGGAGAATTGCTGAGAACCACTATCAATGCCAAAATTGAAAACTTGGATGAAGTTTGGAATAAGGGTGATTGGAACAGTTTCTTAATCCGAATAACCGGAGAAATACCAAAAGTGTCATTGTGGATAAATGGAATACACATGTGGGACGCAGAAGGGCAACGCAATGATTTGATTGGTGATGTCACTGCGGGAATGATTGCATTTCAATTGCATTGGAGTGCCACTTTGCAACCTGTGCCAGGTGGGAGGTGCTGTGATTTCTCTTGGAAACCTGATGCAGCTCATTCCTTTAGGAATATTAAGATCAAGGAACTTAAACCGGCTTTCTGA
- a CDS encoding PAS domain-containing protein, with amino-acid sequence MSAYEIEIILNRQLADCLSIPVFITDTAGNLIFYNEPAEEILGTRFEDTGEMEVGTWATIFKPLDEQGEPLSPEGLPLVMTLQDQLPHYKVFFIESLKGKNEKISVTSYPIIGRSHKFLGAVAIFWESRDL; translated from the coding sequence ATGAGCGCATATGAAATAGAAATTATTCTTAACCGCCAACTAGCGGATTGCCTTTCAATACCTGTATTTATAACAGATACAGCAGGCAACCTTATTTTCTATAATGAACCTGCGGAAGAAATTCTGGGAACACGCTTTGAAGATACAGGTGAAATGGAGGTCGGGACTTGGGCAACCATATTCAAACCACTTGATGAACAAGGAGAACCTCTATCACCCGAAGGTCTGCCTCTTGTGATGACATTGCAGGACCAACTTCCTCATTATAAGGTTTTTTTTATAGAAAGCCTCAAGGGTAAAAATGAAAAAATTTCAGTTACATCATACCCAATAATTGGTCGGTCACATAAGTTTCTCGGTGCAGTGGCTATTTTTTGGGAATCAAGAGACCTATGA
- a CDS encoding RidA family protein produces the protein MSKEIIFSKEAPAPIGPYSQAVKAGNTLYVSGQIPLDADTGELINENITEETHAVMKNLEAVLRAAGFEFSDVVKCTIFIKDMGQFGTINEAYGQYFKTNPPARETVEVSRLPKDVNVEISCIAVK, from the coding sequence ATGTCTAAAGAAATCATATTTTCGAAAGAAGCACCTGCACCGATTGGTCCTTATTCACAGGCCGTAAAAGCAGGGAATACGCTTTATGTTTCAGGTCAAATTCCATTGGATGCAGATACCGGAGAGCTCATCAATGAGAATATCACCGAAGAAACTCATGCCGTCATGAAAAACTTAGAAGCCGTATTAAGAGCTGCAGGGTTTGAATTTTCTGATGTGGTGAAGTGCACAATCTTTATCAAAGATATGGGACAGTTTGGAACCATCAATGAGGCTTATGGCCAATATTTCAAAACCAATCCACCTGCAAGGGAAACTGTTGAAGTAAGCAGATTGCCCAAAGATGTAAATGTGGAGATCTCCTGTATTGCGGTCAAATAG
- a CDS encoding DUF2867 domain-containing protein — protein MSSKIISEKMIFQIHGDPEKVLEKIWSIGGERGWYFGTKLWKMRGWLDKMTGGVGYRKGRRDPVELFKGDLIDFWRVETADKKNRILKLKAEMNLPGEVFLRWEIKPNELIQTIDFIPNGWKGKAYWNFVRPFHFWIFYNMGKRLVK, from the coding sequence ATGAGTTCCAAAATCATCTCTGAAAAAATGATATTTCAGATCCACGGAGATCCGGAAAAAGTGCTGGAAAAAATCTGGAGTATTGGCGGCGAACGGGGTTGGTATTTTGGGACCAAGCTTTGGAAAATGAGAGGTTGGCTGGATAAAATGACAGGGGGTGTAGGATATAGAAAAGGCAGAAGAGACCCGGTTGAGCTTTTCAAGGGGGATCTTATCGATTTTTGGAGGGTAGAAACTGCCGATAAGAAAAACAGAATTCTAAAGCTAAAAGCTGAGATGAACCTCCCGGGAGAGGTTTTTCTCCGATGGGAAATCAAACCAAATGAATTGATCCAAACTATTGATTTTATCCCAAATGGTTGGAAAGGAAAGGCCTATTGGAACTTCGTAAGGCCATTTCACTTCTGGATTTTTTATAATATGGGCAAAAGATTGGTCAAATAA
- a CDS encoding sugar phosphate isomerase/epimerase family protein: MKIANTDFGVALFTLPKALSEDFEGTIRIISEMGYKELEFFGPYDFSDEGVKKSWNQLTPLLGFSGSGYFGHPYKETREILDRYGLKAPAIHVDLQTLEKNMGQVAEAANVLGHKYVGIAMIPEEMRPDLEGYKKTIDTFNRVGASAKKYGLTFFYHNHGYGHKEMEGVVPFDLILKNTDPELVKMELDVFWFAAAGVDSKKILKENPGRFPLLHIKDMSEAKTFTGDGGNPSEWMSLFPYLTDAGDGVLDLPGILKQAKKSGVKHFFLEKDNTPEFESALMRSFNFLSKLKL; the protein is encoded by the coding sequence ATGAAAATAGCCAATACAGATTTCGGAGTAGCTCTTTTTACCCTACCCAAAGCCCTTTCAGAGGATTTTGAAGGTACAATCCGAATAATCAGTGAAATGGGGTATAAGGAATTGGAGTTCTTTGGTCCATACGATTTTAGTGATGAGGGTGTAAAAAAGAGTTGGAATCAGCTAACACCACTTCTTGGGTTTTCGGGAAGCGGATATTTTGGTCATCCCTACAAAGAAACCAGGGAAATACTGGATAGGTATGGATTAAAAGCCCCTGCTATTCATGTGGACCTTCAAACTCTGGAAAAAAATATGGGTCAAGTGGCAGAGGCTGCAAATGTTCTCGGTCATAAATACGTAGGAATTGCGATGATCCCGGAAGAAATGAGGCCGGATTTGGAAGGGTATAAGAAGACAATAGATACTTTCAATAGGGTTGGTGCATCTGCCAAAAAATATGGACTGACGTTTTTTTATCATAATCACGGTTATGGCCACAAGGAAATGGAAGGTGTAGTCCCATTTGATTTAATTCTAAAAAACACTGATCCTGAATTGGTAAAAATGGAATTGGATGTTTTCTGGTTTGCTGCGGCAGGAGTAGATTCCAAAAAGATACTCAAGGAAAATCCGGGCAGGTTTCCATTGCTTCATATTAAAGATATGAGCGAGGCAAAAACGTTTACCGGAGATGGTGGAAACCCTTCAGAATGGATGAGCCTTTTCCCCTATTTGACAGACGCAGGAGATGGGGTTTTGGACCTTCCGGGAATTTTGAAACAGGCAAAAAAATCAGGAGTAAAGCACTTTTTCCTTGAAAAAGACAATACTCCTGAATTTGAAAGCGCATTGATGAGAAGTTTTAACTTCCTCTCGAAGCTTAAACTTTAG
- a CDS encoding formylglycine-generating enzyme family protein, with amino-acid sequence MKNFVQFLFFIGYMASWPLYSQQVNHGIPNNLRMEFQKIEPGKFLVGKIEIECPSYPDKRDVPEKEKWTEEDFRRCKEMAEKDSRPGFWVNIAEPYYIGKYEVTQGLWKAVMGSNPSIFDADKVGGNADLFPVDNVTWQMVQEFLTKLNEMDSIYQYRLPTEFEWEYAARAGNDSLLSWSETREQAWIQQTNKGTTKPIGTKKPNPWGLYDMLGNVWEWVEDYYNNDIFAYPSPPEKGEVHVLKGGSITSDVTNATYLFHGAGPGNGYDVGFRLVRESR; translated from the coding sequence ATGAAAAACTTTGTTCAATTTCTGTTTTTTATAGGATATATGGCATCATGGCCTCTTTATTCCCAACAGGTCAATCATGGTATTCCCAATAACCTTAGAATGGAATTTCAAAAGATTGAACCTGGAAAATTCTTAGTAGGAAAAATTGAAATTGAATGCCCAAGTTATCCTGACAAACGGGATGTTCCTGAAAAAGAAAAATGGACAGAGGAAGATTTTAGACGCTGTAAGGAAATGGCAGAAAAGGATTCCAGACCAGGTTTTTGGGTAAACATAGCGGAACCTTATTACATCGGAAAATATGAAGTCACTCAGGGACTATGGAAAGCGGTAATGGGATCCAACCCTTCAATTTTTGATGCAGATAAAGTCGGAGGAAATGCAGATTTATTTCCGGTCGATAATGTCACTTGGCAAATGGTACAGGAATTTTTGACCAAACTGAACGAGATGGATAGCATTTATCAGTATCGCCTACCTACTGAATTTGAATGGGAATATGCTGCCAGAGCAGGTAATGACTCCTTATTATCTTGGTCAGAAACACGCGAACAAGCTTGGATTCAACAAACCAATAAAGGAACCACAAAACCCATTGGCACAAAAAAACCCAATCCTTGGGGATTATATGATATGTTGGGCAACGTTTGGGAATGGGTTGAAGACTATTATAACAATGATATTTTTGCATACCCGAGCCCCCCGGAAAAAGGCGAAGTACATGTTTTGAAAGGGGGCAGCATTACTTCTGATGTTACCAATGCCACCTATTTATTCCATGGAGCTGGTCCTGGAAATGGCTATGATGTGGGTTTTAGGTTGGTTAGAGAAAGCCGTTAA
- the fumC gene encoding class II fumarate hydratase: protein MNFRIEKDTMGPVEVPADKYWGAQTQRSINNFKIGGERNRMPIEIIRAFAILKKSAALANAELGVLTQEKADIIAKVCDEILTGQHDDQFPLVIWQTGSGTQSNMNANEVIAYRAHVLLGGSLEDEKKKIHPNDDVNKSQSSNDTFPTAMHIAAYKMVMETTIPGVEKLRDTLKAKSEAFMEVVKIGRTHFMDATPLTLGQEFSGYVAQLDHGLRALKNTLSHLSELALGGTAVGTGLNTPKGYSELVAKKIAEFSGQPMVTAPNKFESLAAHDGMVETHGALKQLAVSLMKIANDIRMLSSGPRSGIGEILIPENEPGSSIMPGKVNPTQVEAITMVAAQVMGNDVAISIGGSNGHFELNVFKPMIVANFLQSARLIGDACVSFNDNCAIGIEPNRPFIKRHLENSLMLVTALNPYIGYENAAAIAKKAHKEGTSLREAALALGLLTNEQFDEWVKPEDMIGSLK from the coding sequence ATGAACTTTAGAATAGAAAAAGATACTATGGGGCCTGTGGAAGTTCCTGCCGACAAGTACTGGGGGGCGCAAACACAAAGATCCATCAACAACTTTAAAATTGGCGGCGAAAGAAACCGCATGCCCATTGAAATTATCAGGGCATTTGCTATTCTCAAAAAATCCGCCGCTTTGGCTAATGCCGAGTTGGGTGTTTTGACCCAAGAAAAGGCAGATATTATTGCTAAGGTCTGTGATGAAATCCTTACCGGACAACATGATGACCAATTCCCATTGGTCATCTGGCAGACAGGTTCGGGAACCCAATCCAATATGAATGCCAATGAAGTGATTGCCTACAGGGCGCATGTCTTATTGGGAGGTTCGTTGGAGGATGAGAAGAAAAAAATCCATCCCAATGATGATGTCAATAAAAGCCAATCCTCCAATGATACTTTTCCTACCGCAATGCACATTGCTGCTTATAAAATGGTGATGGAAACCACCATCCCCGGAGTGGAGAAATTAAGGGATACCTTAAAGGCAAAATCAGAAGCATTTATGGAGGTGGTCAAGATAGGAAGAACACACTTTATGGATGCAACACCTTTAACTTTGGGACAGGAATTTTCCGGATATGTTGCGCAACTTGACCATGGTCTGAGGGCCTTGAAAAATACTTTATCCCATCTTTCAGAACTTGCTTTGGGAGGTACTGCTGTAGGGACAGGTCTGAACACACCAAAAGGTTATTCCGAATTGGTGGCAAAAAAAATAGCCGAATTCTCCGGACAACCTATGGTAACGGCCCCTAATAAATTTGAATCATTGGCAGCACATGATGGCATGGTGGAAACCCACGGTGCCTTGAAACAATTGGCAGTGAGTTTGATGAAAATCGCCAATGATATTCGCATGCTTTCATCAGGACCAAGGTCAGGAATAGGTGAAATTTTGATTCCTGAAAATGAACCCGGTTCCTCCATTATGCCCGGCAAAGTCAATCCTACCCAAGTAGAAGCCATCACCATGGTGGCTGCACAGGTTATGGGCAACGATGTGGCTATTTCTATTGGTGGATCAAACGGTCATTTCGAGTTGAATGTCTTCAAGCCGATGATTGTGGCTAATTTCCTGCAGTCCGCAAGATTGATAGGAGATGCCTGTGTTTCTTTCAATGATAATTGTGCCATTGGTATTGAACCCAATAGGCCATTTATCAAGAGGCACCTGGAAAACTCCCTGATGTTGGTCACCGCACTGAATCCTTATATAGGCTATGAAAATGCTGCGGCAATAGCGAAAAAAGCCCATAAAGAAGGGACTAGCCTTAGAGAAGCTGCTTTGGCTTTGGGATTACTGACCAACGAGCAGTTTGATGAATGGGTTAAGCCTGAGGATATGATCGGTAGTTTGAAATAA
- a CDS encoding amidase, producing the protein MKHSKIDRRLWIFIIPILLSLGFIVGKKSGEITRISIEGAETLIGLEFNQAERDSMLRDLNDQLAAYQEMRKIPIENSTGPAIAFNPLPHGFVPEQMQKPFNWGLPATVDLPQNEKDIAFLSVAELSVLIKSRKLSSERLTTIYLNRIKKYSDTLQCLITLLDTEALQKAREMDIEIQNGNYRGPLHGIPYGIKDLLSVKGTKTTWGAAPFKDQLIDETATVVEKLDASGAVLVGKFTLGALAMGDVWYGGITKNPWNLNQGSSGSSAGSASAVSAALVPFAIGTETLGSIVSPSTRNGVTGLRPTFGRVSRHGAMALSWSMDKIGPISRSALDNGIVLSTINGFDEKDKSTIPAAFNYSGSNSIKDLKIGYFPAFFEGDRSNLANDLQVLEDLKAMGLTLHPLELSTSVPVGSMRIILEAEAAAAFDDLTRSNRDDLLVAQHKNAWPNIFRTARFIPAVEYIQANRYRSILIEEIHELFKEFDVIVAPSFAGNQLLITNLTGHPALCMPNGFSQNGSPTSITFLANLYDEEKLIMLGSHYQKKTEWQRKRPPFFDR; encoded by the coding sequence ATGAAGCATTCTAAAATTGACCGAAGACTTTGGATTTTTATCATACCCATTCTTTTATCCTTGGGTTTTATTGTAGGTAAAAAATCAGGAGAGATCACCCGGATATCCATTGAAGGTGCAGAGACCTTAATTGGATTGGAGTTCAATCAAGCGGAAAGAGACAGCATGTTAAGGGATCTCAATGATCAACTTGCCGCCTACCAGGAAATGAGAAAAATCCCAATTGAAAATTCCACCGGTCCTGCAATTGCTTTCAACCCCTTACCGCATGGTTTTGTACCTGAGCAGATGCAAAAGCCTTTTAATTGGGGATTACCTGCTACAGTGGACTTGCCGCAAAATGAAAAAGATATCGCATTTCTTTCTGTGGCTGAACTCTCGGTTTTGATAAAATCCAGAAAATTAAGTTCAGAAAGATTGACCACAATTTATTTGAATAGAATCAAAAAATATTCTGATACACTACAATGTCTTATCACCTTATTGGATACTGAAGCCCTACAGAAAGCCAGAGAAATGGATATTGAAATACAAAACGGTAATTATCGAGGTCCATTACATGGCATTCCTTATGGAATAAAAGATTTACTTTCTGTAAAAGGAACCAAAACAACATGGGGGGCAGCACCTTTCAAAGATCAGTTAATTGATGAAACGGCAACGGTAGTGGAAAAGCTAGATGCTTCAGGAGCCGTTTTGGTTGGAAAATTTACTTTAGGTGCCCTGGCAATGGGAGATGTTTGGTATGGTGGCATCACCAAAAACCCTTGGAACCTAAATCAAGGCTCAAGCGGTTCATCTGCCGGCTCGGCATCAGCAGTTAGCGCAGCTTTGGTACCATTTGCAATAGGTACAGAAACACTCGGCAGCATAGTATCCCCTTCAACAAGAAATGGAGTTACCGGACTAAGGCCAACCTTTGGTAGGGTAAGCAGGCATGGGGCCATGGCCTTAAGCTGGAGTATGGACAAAATCGGGCCTATATCAAGGTCTGCTTTGGACAATGGAATTGTCCTTTCTACAATCAATGGATTTGATGAAAAAGATAAGAGCACTATTCCAGCAGCTTTCAATTATTCCGGGTCCAATTCCATTAAGGATTTGAAAATAGGTTACTTCCCTGCATTTTTTGAAGGAGATCGCAGCAATTTGGCAAATGATTTACAGGTCTTGGAGGATCTGAAAGCTATGGGTTTGACCTTACATCCATTGGAATTGAGCACCTCGGTACCTGTAGGAAGCATGCGGATTATTCTGGAGGCAGAAGCCGCAGCGGCCTTTGATGATTTGACCAGATCGAATAGAGATGACTTACTGGTAGCCCAACATAAAAACGCATGGCCCAATATCTTTAGAACAGCCAGGTTTATTCCTGCGGTAGAGTATATTCAGGCTAATAGGTATAGATCTATTTTAATTGAGGAGATCCATGAATTATTCAAAGAATTTGATGTGATTGTTGCGCCGTCTTTCGCAGGGAATCAACTTCTGATTACCAACCTCACCGGTCATCCTGCCTTATGTATGCCCAACGGATTTTCCCAAAATGGCAGTCCAACATCCATTACGTTTTTGGCCAATCTATATGACGAGGAAAAACTCATTATGCTAGGGTCACACTACCAGAAAAAAACAGAATGGCAGCGGAAAAGACCTCCATTTTTTGACCGCTGA
- a CDS encoding PQQ-dependent sugar dehydrogenase → MIAFPKNSFYAFYPKVKIKIILLLFLGFTTACKENLKQVESIRPEDSRFTQKILVEGLEEPLQIEFDQSGNIYWIERIGNVKRYNEKTGEVELLGTLDLTEETAPGLIGILLDRDFESNRQLFLFFSAAADKGNALRLSRFELDKEGKLDFSAEKIILTVPWEQPDGQHFGGGMTWDKEGNLYLSIGADSHPTQYSPLPFKNEGGRGEDEARTAGNTNDLRGTIIRIKPQTDGNYSIPKGNLFEPGTPNTLPEIYVMGNRNPWRLSIDSKTQYLHWGEVGPDAGMDSDEFGPMGYDEFNVAKGPGNYGWPYFIGYNRAYKSYDYATGEYGDPYKPDSSYNDSPNNTGLKILPPAQEALMAYPYQVSEKWPLLGSAARSAVGGPIFRKKDFSKNAERVFPDYFEGKWFITDYVRNWIMVVEMDEQRSKVISLEKFLPAELLTHSQPLDMDFSPNGDLYLVEYGIGGQGKISRIEYNAGNRAPIARASANVLDGKAPLKLRLSSEGSLDFDGDSLTYNWTIKGIDGKMVQNLTDLNPTLILEEPGKYVVNLEVKDPDGLASEDSFQIIAGNSQPQVKFQILEGNQSFYFPDAMIKYVVSVEDNEEGSLVAGNIRKEDVLVTAQYIPSGMGYPQLALLDRQDKLNTDTRLRHLNAKALIQKSNCLSCHLEEGKLVGPAFRDIANRYKKDPKAFETLSKSISEGGSGKWGDSPMPPQPTLNPSEISQIIDYILEIDSENGKNINLGSSGQYQTKAFKKRGRGKRLDSYFRTPLEMGSYVFLASYTDKGSPEKEGLNLTGKDYFLLRYPVLAPEDADFFSVTGISYTPSTNDPGFIFTGRGGHIGFKEIDLTGINQIKIGAPNRFWHWSHFVGATIELRSGNPEGQIIGEAYTIPPAPKGDKGPFFGEAMGLPATFDISKSDGLHDLFIVVKNLQAKESDALIMMTGIEFIK, encoded by the coding sequence ATGATTGCTTTCCCGAAAAATTCATTCTATGCCTTTTATCCAAAAGTCAAGATAAAGATTATCCTTCTTCTTTTTCTTGGATTCACCACAGCCTGTAAAGAAAATTTGAAACAAGTTGAATCCATTCGGCCTGAAGACAGCAGATTTACACAGAAAATCCTTGTTGAGGGTTTGGAGGAGCCGCTTCAAATTGAATTCGATCAGAGTGGAAACATATATTGGATTGAGCGGATCGGAAACGTAAAGCGATATAATGAAAAAACAGGAGAGGTTGAGTTGTTAGGCACTTTAGACCTGACCGAAGAAACAGCACCAGGTTTGATAGGAATTTTGCTGGACAGAGATTTTGAAAGTAACCGCCAATTGTTTCTCTTTTTTTCGGCAGCCGCAGACAAGGGGAATGCCTTGCGGCTTTCCAGGTTTGAATTGGATAAAGAAGGCAAACTTGATTTTTCAGCTGAAAAAATAATCCTGACTGTTCCTTGGGAACAACCGGATGGTCAGCATTTTGGTGGGGGAATGACCTGGGACAAAGAAGGGAATTTATACCTCAGTATTGGGGCAGATTCGCATCCCACTCAATATTCACCGCTTCCATTTAAAAATGAAGGGGGTAGAGGCGAAGATGAAGCAAGGACAGCTGGAAACACCAATGACTTGCGTGGAACCATCATTAGAATCAAACCACAAACTGATGGCAATTACAGCATCCCAAAAGGAAATTTGTTTGAACCGGGTACTCCAAATACCTTACCTGAGATTTATGTGATGGGCAACAGAAATCCATGGCGATTGTCAATTGACTCCAAAACCCAATATCTTCATTGGGGAGAAGTGGGACCGGATGCAGGAATGGACTCAGACGAATTTGGACCAATGGGTTACGATGAATTCAATGTCGCCAAAGGTCCGGGAAATTATGGTTGGCCTTATTTTATTGGGTATAACAGGGCTTACAAAAGTTATGATTATGCTACTGGAGAATACGGCGACCCGTATAAGCCTGACTCCAGCTACAACGATTCTCCCAACAATACGGGGCTCAAGATTCTTCCACCCGCACAGGAAGCTCTCATGGCCTATCCTTACCAAGTTTCGGAAAAGTGGCCTTTGCTGGGCAGTGCCGCTAGGTCGGCAGTTGGTGGTCCGATTTTTAGAAAGAAGGATTTCTCCAAAAATGCAGAAAGGGTTTTCCCTGACTATTTTGAAGGCAAATGGTTTATTACCGATTATGTCCGGAATTGGATCATGGTGGTGGAAATGGATGAGCAGCGCTCAAAAGTAATTTCCTTGGAGAAATTTCTTCCGGCAGAATTATTGACACATAGCCAGCCTTTGGATATGGATTTCAGCCCCAATGGGGATTTATATTTAGTAGAATACGGGATAGGTGGACAGGGAAAAATCTCCAGAATAGAATACAATGCTGGCAATAGGGCACCGATTGCCAGAGCAAGCGCTAATGTCCTGGATGGAAAAGCACCTTTGAAGCTAAGACTATCTTCTGAAGGGAGTTTGGATTTTGATGGTGATTCATTGACCTATAATTGGACGATCAAAGGTATTGATGGAAAAATGGTCCAAAACCTTACGGACTTAAATCCCACATTGATACTTGAAGAACCAGGTAAATATGTAGTAAATCTGGAGGTAAAAGATCCCGATGGACTTGCTTCTGAGGATTCATTCCAAATTATTGCCGGGAACAGTCAGCCCCAAGTAAAATTTCAAATTTTGGAAGGGAACCAAAGTTTTTACTTCCCGGATGCGATGATCAAGTACGTAGTTTCTGTTGAAGATAATGAAGAAGGGAGTTTGGTAGCAGGAAATATAAGGAAAGAAGATGTGTTGGTCACAGCACAATATATTCCATCAGGAATGGGCTATCCACAATTGGCCTTGTTGGATAGGCAAGATAAACTGAATACAGACACTAGGTTAAGACATCTCAATGCCAAAGCTTTGATACAAAAAAGCAATTGCCTTTCCTGTCATTTAGAGGAAGGTAAATTGGTCGGTCCTGCTTTTCGGGATATCGCCAATAGGTATAAGAAAGATCCCAAAGCTTTTGAAACCCTGTCAAAAAGTATTTCTGAAGGGGGTTCGGGTAAATGGGGAGATTCACCTATGCCTCCACAGCCCACATTAAATCCTTCTGAAATTTCTCAGATCATTGATTATATTCTTGAAATAGATTCTGAAAATGGAAAAAATATCAATTTGGGATCATCCGGTCAATACCAGACAAAAGCCTTTAAAAAGAGGGGAAGAGGCAAAAGGCTGGATTCGTATTTCCGAACTCCTTTGGAAATGGGGTCTTATGTTTTCTTGGCAAGTTATACAGACAAAGGATCACCGGAAAAAGAGGGCCTGAACTTGACGGGGAAAGATTATTTTCTACTAAGATATCCTGTTTTGGCTCCGGAAGATGCGGATTTCTTTTCGGTTACCGGTATTTCTTATACCCCTTCAACCAATGATCCGGGTTTTATTTTCACAGGAAGAGGAGGACATATAGGTTTCAAAGAAATAGACCTTACTGGAATCAATCAGATCAAAATCGGAGCGCCAAATCGCTTTTGGCATTGGTCTCATTTTGTTGGAGCAACCATCGAGCTCAGATCGGGCAATCCTGAAGGACAGATAATTGGAGAGGCATATACAATACCACCAGCCCCCAAAGGAGATAAGGGTCCTTTCTTCGGAGAGGCTATGGGTCTTCCGGCAACCTTTGATATTTCTAAATCAGATGGATTGCATGATTTATTTATCGTGGTAAAGAATTTGCAGGCAAAAGAAAGTGACGCTCTGATTATGATGACAGGAATCGAGTTTATTAAATAG